GACTTCAACGACCTCGTGTACCGCGGCGACTGGAAGAACGCCTGGCGGGTGCTCGACTCGACCAACAACTTCCCCGAGTTCACCGGCCGCATCTGTCCGGCGCCCTGCGAGGCGGCGTGCACGCTGAACGTGAATGACGACGCAGTGGGCATCAAGAGCATCGAGCACGCCATCATCGATCGCGCCTGGACCGAGGGCTGGGTCGAGCCGCGCCCGTCCAGGCAGCGCACCGGCAAGACGGTGGCGGTGGTCGGATCGGGTCCGGCCGGACTGGCGGCGGCCCAGCAGCTCGCGCGCGCCGGCCACTCGGTGACCGTGTTCGAGAAGAACGACCGCATCGGCGGTCTGCTGCGCTACGGCATTCCCGATTTCAAGATGGAGAAGTCGCACATCGACCGGCGCATCGAGCAGATGCGCGGCGAAGGGGTCGTGTTCCGCGAGGGCGTGATGGTCGGCCACCTGCCGGAAGGCAGCAAGGTCACCAACTGGGCGAAGGAGATCATCAGCCCCGACACGCTGAAGGCCCAGTTCGATGCCATCGTGCTGACCGGCGGGGCCGAGCAGCCGCGCGACCTGCCGATGCCTGGACGCGATCTGGAAGGCATCCATTTCGCGATGGAGTTCCTGCCGCAGCAGAACAAGATCAACGCCGGCGACAAGGTCAAGGGCCAGCTTCGCGCCGACGGCAAGCACGTCATCGTGATCGGCGGCGGCGACACCGGCAGCGACTGCGTGGGCACCAGCAATCGCCACGGCGCGGCGAGCGTGACGCAGTTCGAGCTTCTGCCGATGCCGCCGGAGCAGGAAAACAAGCCGCTGGTGTGGCCCTACTGGCCGATCAAGCTGCGCACCTCGTCGAGCCACGAAGAGGGCTGCGAGCGCGAGTTCGCCATCGCCACGAAGGAGTTCATCGCCGGCGAGGGCAAGGACAAGGGCAAGGTCAAGGCCCTGAAGGCGGTGCGCGTCGAGTGGCAAGGCAACAAGATGGTCGAGGTGCCGGGCAGCGAGCAGATCCTGCAGGCCGACCTCGTCTTGCTGGCCATGGGCTTTGTCGGTCCGGTCGGCACGGTGCTCGACGCCTTCGGGGTCGAGAAGGACCCGCGAGGCAACGCTCGCGCAAGCACCGACTTCGCCGGCGGCTACAAGACCAATGTCGACAAGGTGTTCGCCGCCGGCGACATGCGTCGGGGCCAGTCGCTGGTCGTGTGGGCGATCCGGGAGGGCCGGCAGGCGGCGCGGGCGGTGGACGAATTCCTGATGGGGTGGAGCGACTTGCCGCGTTGATGCGTCCGGCTAGCGCGTAGAAGACTCCACCGCCTCGAAATTCAGCTCGACGCGGGCCTTCGGTGCCGCGAGGTCCGGGCCGGGTGCGCTGGAGTCGAAGCGCATCTCGTCGAGGGCCAGCATTGCGGCCTCGAGCAGCGGCGGCGCCAGCTCGGGTTCGGTCCGATGGACGGCAACCGCGCGTCCGCCTTCGTCGAGCTGTGCAATGAGCAGCGCGTGACGCGGACCATCGCCCAGCAGCGCCTCGGGCAAGCGGATCGTCACCGCGCCGCCATCGACGTAAGAAGGCGGCGGCGCGCCGACGGCTGCCGGCGCGCTCAGAGGCGGCGGAGCAGGTGGCGCGGCGTCGCGCACGGTGGCGTGGGCGGCGGTGCCCGTGCCCCTTGCTGCCGCCTGGCGCTTGTCGGTGTCGGCGGCTTCCGGCTCGAGGTCGCGCCGCGGGTCGTGCGACGACGTCGCGCGGTCGATGAGGCGCACCGTCATGCTGATCGGGCCCGCACTGGCAGGTTGCCCAGGGTGCGACTGCCATGCAGCGAGCAGGATGCCGTGCGCCAGCACGACCGACACCGCGGCGACCGTGAGTGGACGCGGCCAGCGAGGAGTCGGACGGCGTGCAAGCAGCATGGCGGCCGGTTGGATCACTGCTCGGTGTTGAGCTCGCGCCAGGAGGTGCGGCGAGTGGAGCCGCTGGGCTTGTTGATCGGGTGATTGACCGTTTCGACCTCGCCATCGCCCCTGGACGCGTGGTCCTTGCAGACGGCATTGGGCAGGCAGCCGACGTTGCTGCTGCTCAACGTGGAGTCCACGCGCTGGCTGACGGTGTCGTTCGTCCCGGCAATGGGCGCCCCGGTCCGGTAGTCGAAGAAGTTGAAGAAGCCGTAGCCGCCGGCCGAGCAGGCGTTGGGGTCGAGCACGTTCGTCGTGAACACCAGCGTGCCGAGCGTCAACTGCGGATCCGTGTTGGCTCGCTCGCGCGAGGCGGGAAGGTCCACGAACCAGCCGTCCTTGGTGGTGATGTCCACGGCGTTGTTGGTGCCGGTGCGCGTGATGCGGCCCGGCGTGCAGAAGGTCGATCCCGTCGGGCAGGTGGAGTCGGTCAGCGTCTGCTGGACGAAGTTGTTGGTCGTGGACCGGGGAATGCCGTAGCTGACGGTGCCCAGCCTGTCCTTGATCGCATAGATGCTCTGCTGGGTGCTGTCGGACAGGTCCGAGGTGCCCAGGTAACGCCCGGTGCCGACGTACACCATGGCGTTGCCGTTCACCAATGCGAGCTCGGGCCGCGCCGTCACCGATTGCACGTTGCCGGCGTCGCCGCGCAGCGTGGCGAGCAGCTGCGCGTCGCGGCCGGCCGCACCGATGTCGCCGTTGATGTCGAAGCGCCAGACATTGCCGAGCAGATCGCCCGCGTACACCCGCTGCGCGGTGTTGTCGATGTCGGCGTGGTCGGCCCAGGCACGGATGTGCGCCAGGCCGCTCGGCGTGCCAGCGGACCCGTCGCCGGTGTCGATCGGCGTTCCGACCAGGGCGCCCGTGGCGGCGTCGATCACGAAGAGGTAGCCGTGGCCGTCGCCGGGCGAGACGTTGTTGTAGCCGGACGCCACGATGGCGACCCATTGGCCCGTCTTGAGCTTGGTGATCTCGGCCTTGCCGGGGGTGAGGCCCAGGTTCGTGTGCGTGAACTCCCACAGGACGGTGGGGTTGGTGGGATCGGTCACGTCGAGCGCGTAGTACGCGCGTCCGCCGAAGCCCAGGCTGCCCACGAGCACGGTGCGCCATTGACCGCCGATGAATGCATCGCTCACGACGGGCGAGCCGTCGACGAAGTACTGGTGGCGGTTGCCATAGTCCTTGTCCGCCAGCTTGTACAGCTTGGGCAGCACCGCCTGCGGCACGTACGCCCAGCGTTCTGCGCCGGTGGTGGCATCGA
The Piscinibacter sp. XHJ-5 DNA segment above includes these coding regions:
- a CDS encoding glutamate synthase subunit beta → MGKVTGFLEYGRVEEHYAPVETRVKHYKEFVLSLKEEEAKIQGARCMDCGIPFCNNGCPVNNIIPDFNDLVYRGDWKNAWRVLDSTNNFPEFTGRICPAPCEAACTLNVNDDAVGIKSIEHAIIDRAWTEGWVEPRPSRQRTGKTVAVVGSGPAGLAAAQQLARAGHSVTVFEKNDRIGGLLRYGIPDFKMEKSHIDRRIEQMRGEGVVFREGVMVGHLPEGSKVTNWAKEIISPDTLKAQFDAIVLTGGAEQPRDLPMPGRDLEGIHFAMEFLPQQNKINAGDKVKGQLRADGKHVIVIGGGDTGSDCVGTSNRHGAASVTQFELLPMPPEQENKPLVWPYWPIKLRTSSSHEEGCEREFAIATKEFIAGEGKDKGKVKALKAVRVEWQGNKMVEVPGSEQILQADLVLLAMGFVGPVGTVLDAFGVEKDPRGNARASTDFAGGYKTNVDKVFAAGDMRRGQSLVVWAIREGRQAARAVDEFLMGWSDLPR